The sequence CAGATACTCACCCCACACACATGTCTAGAAGGCTCTGCTCCAGACCTTGAGGAAGAAGACACAACTGAATAGGAAACTAACTACATTCCCCAAATCCCAGGAGAGGAGGATCAAAGGCTCCCCTTGGACCCTCAGTTGAGCTCCCCACTGCTGGAATCTCTGGCTTCCAATGTGGTATAGGGCAAGAGGAGTATTACAAGCGGGGTTTGAACCTCAGGAGGTGGCTGGTAGAGCCCTGGGGTCTTATTCCAGGGGGCATTTCCACTGTAGCTTAGGAGTTGAAGAAGCTAAGCAAGGGCTTAGGCTGGGAAGAAGTGGAATGGGAGGTACGGCTCACATACCTGGTATCACCTGCTTTTGGCCAAGTTCTATAACCAGAGGATCTCTGGTCAGAGAAGTGTCAAAGATGCGTCCGTCTACCAAGCTGCCCTGGGTGGGGGGGAAGAGCTTCTAGAGCACACACCTAGTACCTCTCCCTCCCAGCAGGGCGCGCACACACCTGGGCCTCGGTCGGCAAGCCCTCGCGACTGCTGCCTAGCATTCCCCTGGGGCAGAAAGGGCTGGCGCTTCGCGGAGATCCCTCCACCCTTCACTTCTCAGGGCCCGGGAGGAACTGGCGGAGAAGCAGGGAGGTAAAAAGGGTAGGGAAGAGGAGCGTCCCTCCCCCGGCCACGTGCTGGAGGACCCCCAGAACCGAGTGAGTCGCGAACCGCTTGCCACGTGTCCAAGCTAAAGCTGACGTGTTGCTGCAGGGCGCCGCCTcccccccaggccccgccccggccccccaGGCCCCTCACCGAGTAGTGTATGTGAAGCGTGTCTCCAAAGGCAGCAGGCTCAGCACACGGTTCCGGGGGCTCCACCTATGATCGCGCTACAGGAGTCACGGAGGCTCCTCCAAAGATCCCGTTTTTGCTCTTAGACTCAGCACCCCCAGTTCAGTCCCCGCACTGCCTCTCCTCCCCGCTCCCAGGTTCCTTGCGACCCCGGCATTCTCCTCACGAGGCCCGACCTCCACAGAGCCCGCCCGGGACTATGTCCTCCTCACCAGGGTCTCTACTTGGAGGGTCCGGACGGGACTTTCGGTTTCGAACCCAGCCTCAGCCCGGCACACCGCCCcacgcagcagcagcagcagcagcagcagcagacgAGGCGGGGGAAGTGAGGGGCGCAGGGTCATGGCTGGATGGGGGCAGGGCACGGGACACCCAGGACAGGCCGTTGGGTGGCAGCGGCTAGGACCGCAGTTCCTTCGGCGCCCAGGCCAAACTGGACGGGACGGGGCGGGTCGCGACGCGCGCCAGCTCCTCCTCCCGCAGCCCTTCCTCCACCTTGTCCCCACCTCCTGGAGGGAGGAGGCCGCGGGGGctctccctgccctctgagaTTCTGACCTGTCCGTTAGCCGTTCGGTCCCATAGCGAGGGGCTGGTCACTTAATGGCACCCATTTACGATTACCGGTTGTGTTCCAGACACTTGTCTGTAATCCTCAAAACCACCCTGAAAGGTAGGcataattgtttccattttacagatgaggatctGGGTGTTCAGGTTAAGTAAGTTGCTCAAGGTAGTATGATGTCTGACACATTTGatgcttgataaatgtttataaattgaATCAAATCCCCTTCATGCTCATGGCATCAGATGAACCTGCGTTGTGTGTTTTCAACTCTGTGTGCAGTTCATGCTCTTCCTTCACCTGTCAAGCTCCTTCCAGGCCAAGCTTGAAGATCACCTCCTCTGTTAAGTCCTGATCCCCTTAGCTAGAAGTGACTTCTCTTATTTCTGAACTTCAGGCACACTTGGGGACGTCAATGTATCTTCCCTTGTGGTTATTTGTGTATTcccgctcctccctccccctctcctatAAAGAGCTAGCTCACTGATGGCAAGGACAAGGTATCTGGAGTCCCTTAGGTGCTAACTGCACAATACCCTCCATATAACAGATTCCAgacaaatgtgttttattttgagTAAATATTATATACTACGCAGTACTGAGAaaccattaaaaaggaaaaacctaaCTATACTAATATAGAAAACCTCTAAGACAAACATATAtaactaagttttttttaaaaaaggtagaaTAATAGATGTGATGAGCCCCTTTAGATTTTAACCCCTCCCCAAATGTGTGTAGATACATATATTTAGAAAAGGAACTAGAGGATGCACACCAAATAGCTGAGGGTGGTAACCTTTGGGGACAGAGAGAGCAGAGGGGAACAAGTCCTACATGCTGCTCTGAACACAGAAGTGTTGTCTGGATCTTttgcaataaaaattattttggttacAAAGATaaattctgaaattaaaatattgcatGAATGAACAGCAATCCAAGGCAATGTGTGGGAGGTGTTGAGGGAGTTGTGCTAGCGGAGCTAAAGGAGCCAGGCCAGCAGAAAAACGTCCTTGTGACTAGAGAGGCCATGGCAGCTTTGCATACCTTAAAGGAAAGAAGTGTTTCTAAACAAGGGAGAAAGGGTATAAAGGCCGAGGGCCAGATATTTGGGGAAAATGAACCGACCAGTCTGGCTAAAGTAAGGGATTTAGCCAGAAGACCAGACAGAGGTTaactggagagagaaggaagagcttgTTGTAGAGAGCCGTGAATGGCAGTTGAGAACCCACTGAAAGTTTCTGAGCAAAGGGGCGACCACACACACTGCACTGAGGCATCGGCTGACCGGAATGGCGCCACTGAGGTGGACGGAGACTGTCTTGTCCAGCTCTGAGGCTTTGTTTGGTAGGTCATCTGAATGGAAAGGGGCGAGAGAGGATGGTAGCAGAAAAGGGAAAGACTAAGACAACGTCACCCACAGAGGGCAGCACGAGCCCTCTTGGACCCGGAAGGGCCCATGGAGGAAGGAGCTTTCTCCTTGGATCAAGTCAGGAGGAACCTGAAGGACAGAGAAAAGTGAGATGGTCCTGGGAAAGGTAGGGGAGCTGGCCCAACCCTGACTCAAGGCACAAGTTAATCAGAGGGCCACTCCTGGAGAGGTTTCCACCTTCAAAGGTATCTGTCAGCAAGTAGGAGAAACTACAGACCCCTGGCTTCCAAGACTCATGGGGTACCCATCATGTCCAGCTTGGCCAAGGGCAATGacgtttttattcattcatcaagatTGAGTGACTATCATGTGCCAGATAGTAAGCAAGgcactgctttttttgtttgtttgtttttgtggtacgcgggcctctcactgctgtggcctctcccgttgcggagcacaggctccggacgcgcaggctcagcgcccacggctcacggggcccagccgctccgcggcatgtgggatcttcccggaccggggcacgaacccgtgtcccctgcattggcaggcggactctcaaccactgcgccaccagggaagcccaaggcactgctttttaaatggttttaataTGTTTGACAGattgttaataaataaaaagcGTGTGAGTCAGCATATACAAATCTGGGTTCAGAATTGAATGGCATATTTTCAGGAGCATGCATATACCCTGGCTGACTAGATGTTTTCTTTTTAGGTATGGTTATACACTCATAACCAGGAATGAAGCAttacctccctcccccactctgcTCTTTGGCTGTTCTAGCCAGGGATGTATCATCCCATCAATGCAAGATCTGGCATAGGCAAGAACAGATTCTCCATCTCCTATTTATTACCTAAAGGCAGTATTCCTATATTCAGAACTCAGAAAAAAAGCTAGCATCCAAATCCCAGTGATTCATTGCCCCAAGCTAAGCCCTCCAACCCTTAAAAGGCCTTGTACTCGAGTCTGTCTTAGGACAACTCTCAACAAGGTGTGGGAGGGAGTGCCAGGTGGCCAGGTTCATTCTCAAACCTCCTGCCTGGCCCAGACTCACTGTCCAGACCTCCTCAGAGACAGCTCTCAATGCACCTGCTTTGGAGGAAGGGTCAGGGCAGGAAGGGTGCATGGGCAGAACTGGTCAGCTCTGGGCACAGAGAGCCAGAGTTCTGGCTTGCGAGGCACCCTCTCTACTCCACCACATTCAGCTCAGAAGCCAGCTTTGCTCCTAAGCTAGAGCCCAGATACTCTCTTCTGCAGCTCATGGCCATAGTGACACAAAAAAGGAGACACTTACCTTCAAGGTTTGATGGTGAACAGTCCTGGCCCAGGTTCCTCACTTCCAGACCTCCAACCACTGCCTTCCGCAGCATTGCACCCTTTACCACACTCAAGGCTCAGATTTCCTCAGGCCTAACCCTTTCTTCCCTTTGCTCAGGAACTCAGGGTCATCCTTACCCATCCCAGTAAGCAGGGCCAGGAAACCTAATTTGAATGAAAAACCTGCAGAGGAAAAAAGGCACCTGGATCCTATGACTCCCCAGTGAGCAGCCTGATACTCTATCCTCCAGTTACCAGGCTAGAAAGTAGAAAACTGGACTTTGACCCTTCTACCTCCACACTCTTCTGAACTGCGAAAGAGACTATTCTTGGTAGTATAACTGCCTGCACAAAGACACCACTCCCTGCTGCAAGCAGAAAGGGGGTATCCCCCCTACACACTTACTCCCTGACTCTCACTCCCCCACGTGGTACTCTACGCTTATCCCAAGGATTCCAGAGTATCCCAGAGATAGAGTCCCTGGTCTCTCCCTCATTACTGTGGTTTGACTCCATTCTTAGCACATGTCTGGAAACACAGAAGGTACAAGATAAATACCTGTCAGTTTTCTGCTTTGACCAGTCTAGGTACTTGAAACTGGAAATGAGGCGGTGACTCCCCAAAGCCTTCAGACCTTATACCTCTAGTCTGAAAGTCATACATACCTACACTCATTCTCCCTGTCACTGCCTCCATCCCACCTGGACCAATCCAAGTACTTCCAATGGCTTTCTCCAGGCTCATTTTAGAAGCTCCCTTGCCCAGATTATCCTGAAGTGGATCCTAGGCCCAGATCCTCTGCCAAGCCACAAATGAAGAGCTATTCGTGTTCTGGGAAGACAAGGTCGCTGTTTGTCCTAAGAGCTGGATGCTAAACATTTACCTTCCAGGTTAAGTCTCCCTTTCATCTCCCCAtgtcccccccccaaccccaaaaGATGGAAGGTTTAAGCAAAAGCCACAAGAGagctccctccacctccttcctggCATCCTAGACCACCTACTGAGGAATAGAGGGACTAGGTCATCCTCTTCCCAAGTTGTCAGGGGTCAAAAGACCCCCACTGGCCTGCCATCCAGCTAAAGTCCTCTCCATTATCATTATCTTATGTGAGGTTGTAGCTCTAGAAGTTACCTATTTATTACTATACAAATAACATGTTTGGGAAAGTGCTCCTAACTTATCAGTCACCTTAGTCACCAAGCAGGACTTTTGAGGAGCCTTGAAGCAGGAAAGCATCATCTGATTTTGAGGGGTAAGTGGGTAGGGTTCAAAGCTTAAGGGGTTAATAAAGTGATATCTGGTTGGAGCAGTTTAAGGGTTTCATAAGGGCAGAAGCACTGGTCCTTGAGGGTGATGACATTTTAATAGCAAGAGAGGGGCTGAAAAGGAGAATTACCAGGGGAGGCAGAAGGGAGGTAACTGAATACAAACGATATAGTGCACACTGGTACTTGGGGCTCTCAGACCTATTATATGCCTAAATCCTGTCCCTTTCCCATATCATCGGGTTGGGAAGACCTCTGTCCTCAAAGCTTAAGAAAGTGCTAAGAGTCGGGAAGGCCTGCCGGGCTCATCCAGAcctcacccccccccaccccaagaaaGGGTAGCACCACCCCTTTCTTTGCCTGAGTAATAGCAGGAGAGGAACACAGTAGTGGTGGGAGTGGGATGGGAGGATAGAGGCTTGTCTTTTGCCTCGAAACATTATCTCTGGATGAGGCTTGGCTTCCTGACAATGGGGAACCACACACCTAAAGCAGAGGTGACGTGGGGCCATAGGCTGTAAGGAGGATCAAGTTCATTATACTACCCAGACCTCTACCCTTCACGCTTACTCACTGCCAAAATCCACAACTAGATGGGTGAGCAGACTCCAATCTATGGATGAGGGGACCCTGTTCCAACGAGAAGCGTGGGATGTGCAGGCCTGGGGAGATCTGAGAGTGGAGGCAGTGCGGAGCACTCCAAGTTCAGGGCCCTCTAGCTAATGATGTCCCTAATGTCTACTAAAAGGTGATAAATATGGCTAAGTTCAGGGTTAAACCCTTTACAACTAGAAAGGCAAAGTCACGAAGCCCTCACACGCTGGGGCCCAATTCATTTAAGCTCCCTTCTGGGGTATGACGGGAAACAGTAAGCAGTGTGGAGATGAACCTAAGTCCCTCTATAACCTCACTCTCCCCAGTCAAGGGTACCCTTTACCCCGCTGCTGAGAGAAAGAGCAGTCCGGAGAGCGGGACCAGAAGCAGAACTACCCTCACCATTAAACACTGTCCCATGGCTCCTGCACATCAAGGATGAAGGTCTGCTCCAGAGCTGCATAAAACAAGTTTAATTTCCAACCAGGGTCACAGTCATCGCGTATCCCACATTTTGAGCAAGGAGAGAGAAGGTGAGTTATTAAACATATACAGTCTACattccagaggaggaaaaaagaagagaaaaaccagtTCAGAACTGCAGTTACCACTGTAACACCACAAACTTTTAGGGGGGAAATTCAGGGGAAATCCCCAGGGAGAAGAAAGGCTGGaacaaaggaaagcaaaaaattaaaCCTACCGGACaagagtgggggagggagtgggcagAAATGGAATGAAACACCCAATCCCAAAAGAGCTTTTAGGTGAATGGGAATGTAGAAAGGGCCACCCCTGCCAAAGGCCTAGCAGCCTGGGATACTACCAAGATCACTTACTGCCCCCTGCTGGACAGATCCTCAAGCAGCACTTACGTAACCTCTAAGGCTGCTTCCTAACACCCTCAGCCCCACTAGTCCCTGAAGCCCCCCAAACCAAGGTGGGGGTGGGTCTAAAATGAGAAAAACCCATTTGGGACTGACATCTACCTAGGCAGGGTCAGAGAGGGCATGAGGCAGGAGAAGAGGCAAAGCCCTCACCAACCACAAAGGTACAGAGTGAAGAATCCTAAGTAGGAAAGAACCAAGGAAAGGGGAGACAAATAGGCAACAGCAGTGATTAAGTTGAGAAGGCAAAGGAAAGGGttcagggagggagaggcaacaggagcaggagcaaaaaaaaaaatctgacaaaatAGAGACAGAGGCAAAGAAAAAGTGTGGAGGGAAGCATCTGTGGGGTCAGGGGAATGAACGCAAGTTAAGATGAGACAGAAGCTccagcacccccctccccccaccaaacacacatacacacgcatacacacatacacacaaaggcCTAGAGAGCAAGACACCTGCATACACCCACTGCACCTTGGGTAAGTGACACATCACTAAGGAGCTGGCACTGAGGGAGACACCCCTGGAACCTCTCTTTCACAGTTcagtctggggtggggtgggggggtattGATCCTCCTGCTGTAGACAAAGGTGACAAGAAGCCTAGTCCCATGGGGTGGGGCTTGGGACAGCCCTTCTGGGAAGGGGTCCCCCAGCCACACTGTGGAGGCCCTGGGCCCTGACGTTAGCAGAAAGGTTACAGGCGGCCGTCTTGGAGCTCAGGGCGCAGCCAGCACACACAGGAGCCCACAGAAAAGCCACGGCTTCACAGAACCCGCAGAAGTCAGGACCCAGGCCAGGATCTCAGGGACAAGCGCCTCCTGTAGACAGAGACATAGTAGCAGCAGCTTCTGAACAACTACATAATCATGAAGGGAGGACTCTGAAGACCACCGCATCCCACCAGCACCAACAACCACTTCAGAGTCCTATTCCCTCCATTCCAACGCCCAGATCCATTTATGGGTAATGGGTGAAGAGGGCAGGGAAAAGCTGTCGGGATGGAGAGGGGGGGACAGCAGGATGGTCTGAGGGTCTGGAAACAAAATTTTCACCCTTCAGCACATCCTGGACTAGAGAGAACTGGAGAACAGGGGGATTGATACTGAGGTCTGCTATGTCACCCCCCACTCCCTGCTCCTCATTAAACCAGCCAGCCAGCTCTGGTCAGACCAGCAGAACTACCAGGGTGAGGGAACTTCTGACAAAGGACAGATGAACCACCCAGCCCCAAGATCAGAAGATGGGGGGATAGGAAGGCAGGAATAGGACTGATCTGTGTATCACCTTCTCCTAATAACAAAAGAGGATGAAGATGGAAAACCTGAGC is a genomic window of Kogia breviceps isolate mKogBre1 chromosome 12, mKogBre1 haplotype 1, whole genome shotgun sequence containing:
- the FKBP11 gene encoding peptidyl-prolyl cis-trans isomerase FKBP11, giving the protein MTLRPSLPPPRLLLLLLLLLRGAVCRAEAGFETESPVRTLQVETLVEPPEPCAEPAAFGDTLHIHYSGSLVDGRIFDTSLTRDPLVIELGQKQVIPGLEQSLLDMCVGEKRRVIIPSHLAYGKRGFPPSIPADAELHFDVELVALIRANYWQRLVKGILPLVGMAMVPTLLGVIGYHLYRKASRPKVSKKKLKEEKRNKSKKK